The sequence CCGCATATCGCCGAGGTCGAGGACGACTTTGGGCATGCCGCGCTGGCGGCGGACGCGGCGCGGTTCAGGCGGGACCGACGGTAGGGCCTACTTGGCCGCGACAGTGGCCGGGGCCACGATGCCGTAACCCTTTGCCTTCTTGGGCAGGTCCGCCTGCAAAGCCACCGCGGCGTCGATGTCCTTCTGTCCCTCCGCCTGTTGGCCGAGGTGCTGCTTGGCCAAGCCCCGGCCATAGAGCGACCAGGCCATCTTGGGACTGATCGCCAGCGCCGCGTCATAGTCGGCGACGGCCTTGTCGAACTCACCCAGGCGCAGATGGACGAGGCCGCGACTGTCCAGGAAGCCGGCGGTCTTCGGCCGCAGGCGCAGGGCGCGGTCGCAGTCCTTCAGCGCCTGGTCCAGGTCCCTGCCCAGCAAGGTGCGCGCCCAGCAGCGGTCATTCAGGCCCTCGGACAGCAGGGCTTCGTCGGAATGGGACGGTATCCACAGGTCGTACTGGCCGATCGCGGCGGCCAGCCGATCGGCGGCGTCATAGAGCTGGGCCAGCCTGAGCCGGACATCCGCCTGGTTCGGAACTGCGGCTGCAGCGGCGTCCAGATCCTGGGCCGCGCTGTCCTTGTCATTGCCCTGAAGCTTGAGCTCGGCCCGCGCCACCAGGGTGTCGATATCGCCGGGCTTGAGCTTGAGGGCCGCATCGAAGTCCGACATGGCCAGGAAGGGCTGCTTGTTCTGCCAATGGGCCATGCCGCGCTGGTAGAAATAGCTGGGCTCCTTGGGGTCCATGGCGCAGGCGCGGTCGAAATCGGCGATGGCCTTGACGTATTCGCGGCGCGAGGCCAGGGCCGCCCCGCGGCGGCCGAACCCTGCGGCGTCGGTCGGGTCCGGCCCATCCGGCGCGGCGACCTCCGACTCCTTGATCGTTCCGCTCCGCGCGTCCTGCTCCAGGGTGTGGGCGTCCAGATTGAACACCGGCCCGCCGTTGTAGGTGAAATAGAGCTTGTGCTGGCTGTTGGCGACATAGACGCGGTGCGACTGGAAGAAGTCGGCGCCCAGCAGCATGTCGGATTCCATCAGATCGAAATCGCCGACCCGGATCTTCGTGTTGCGGATCTCCTCGTCGCCGATCTTGATGCTGGCGACGGGGACGATCCAGGTGCGGATCATGCGCCGGCCGATACCCCAAGAAGCGCCGCCAGGCTTCACCGCCGGGTCGTCGAGATTGATGCCGGCGCGTTTTGCTGCGGCACGGGTCATCATCGAGGTTCCAGCGCCGGTGTCGAACTGGACGTGAATTCTGGCCCCGTTCACATAGGCTGAGCCGATGGTGTGGGTGTTGTAGCCTACATTGGTGCCTTCGATCTCCACGGTCGAATAGGCTTTGCCGGGCTCCCAGTAGACCAGGGCGTAACGGCCGCAATCGTGCGCCTCCATCAACCGGACTGCGCCGTGAGCGAAGTCGTATTCGACGTCGGCGATGCCGAGGACGTTGGCGCCCAGCAGGCCAACCGAATCCGCGCCGCCCGAACCGGCCATGACGATGAACTCGCGGTTCTTCAGGTCGACATTGGCCAGGGTGAAGACCTTGACGTGAGTGAGATAGGGCGCGGTCTCTCCGCCCACGCCGGTCACGGTCATGCCGTAGGGCATGGGGAACTTCGGCAGGTTCTGTTCAGACGCGATCGACGGCGAAAGGCTGCTGAAGAAGGCGCCGCTGTCGACCACCATCTGGACGGGGACGCCGTTGATCTTGACCGGGACCATGGGCTGCATGTCCCGCATGGTCACCGGCAGTTCGGCGATGCGGCCGACCTTGCAATCCGCCTGGGCGACGCCGCCCAAAGCCAGGGCCGCAACGAAGCCGCAGACGGCCGCGGCGCCGATCCGAACGCTCATACGCAATCACTCCCCCCGGAGAACAGGCACACCCTGCATGATTAGCCGATGCGCGGCGCCCGTCAAAGTGGCGCTTGTCACAGTGAAGCTTGTTGGGGGACGCGCGACCCCGCGGGCCTGACCGAATTCTTCAGTCTTTTCGCCTAGGTTGCGCCGGCCGAGCATCGTGCAGATCGCCTGAAGATGCCGGCTCAGCCGGAGCCCTGCAAAGCCGATGCGCGCCGTCGTCCTCACCAGCGCCCTCGCAACGATTGCGAGCATGGCCGGCGGCGCCGCCTGCGCGGCCTCGCCCTGGTACGTTTCCGCCGACCTTGGCGCCCAATTCCGCGAAGACGCAGAACTTATCCACGAACCGATCCAGAGGCTGCTGGTCCCGGTCCCGCGCCAGACCGCCAATTCGCCGACACCGGTGGTCGTCTATGTGCCCGAGCTGGTCATGACCAAGAGCGGCGGCGAGCGCGCTTTCGATCCCGGATTGGGCGGCGATCTGGCGGTCGGCTACCGGCTGGGCGCGCGCGTTCGCCTTGAGGCCGAGATCGGCTCGGTCGCCTACCCGATCAAGCGGGAGAGTCTCAGCCTCGGCGGCGCGAACGGCCAGACGGCCTTCAGCCGCCTCTCGGGCGCCCAGGTCAGCGGCGCGTCGATCGGCCTGAACGCCTACTACGATTTCCGCGGGCTGACGCAGAGGTTCACGCCCTATGTCGGCCTGGGCGGCGGCGTCTCGTCGGACCGCACGGGCTCCGGAATCCTCGCCGATGCGAGGGGCCGGCGCTTGCAGGTGGCCGGCGGGGCGGCGACCGACGGCTTCGCCCTGGCCGAGATCGGCCTGAACATGCCGCTGTCGCCGCATTGGTCGATCGCGCCGGCCTATCGCTATGTGCGCGGCCTGGGTAGCGGCGATCGGGCCGGGGCCCTGCATGTCGCCAAGATCGGCGCGCGTTTCACTTTCTAGGATCTAGCTCGCGCTTACGCCATACCGCACCGCCAGCCCGCTCACCGTCGCCTCGAACTCGCGCACCGTATCGCCGATGATCTTCGCCACCGGCTCGACCGAGCCGATCCGCCCGCAGACCTGCCCGGACAACGCGATCGAAGCTTCCATGTCGCCGCCGAAGTAGAGGTCCTTGGCGTTGCGGAATTCGCCCATCACCTCGGGGCCATGGACCTTTTCATAGGCGGTGGTCTTTTCCGTGCGCAGGGCGCGCAGGGCCGGCTTGGAAAACTGGTTCAGGAACACGGTGTCGGTCTCGGCCGCGTTGACGATCGCCTGCTTCCAGTTGTCATGCACGGGCGATTCCGCCGAGGCGACCATGCGGGTGCCCATCTGCACCCCCTCGGCGCCCAGGGCGAAGGCTGCGGCCATGGTGGCTCCGTCGCAGATCCCGCCAGCGGCGATGATCGGCACGTCGACGTGGCTGCGCACCAGGGGCAGCAGCACCATGGACATCACCGGCTGGGGGTTCTTGAAGCCCCCGCCCTCGCCGCCCTCGACGATCAGGCCGTCGACCCCCGCCTCGACCGCCTTCAGCGCGGCCTTCAGGGTCGGAACCACGTGGAACACGGTCAGGCCCGCGGCCTTCAGCTGGCTGCAGTACTTGTTGGGGTCGCCGGCCGAGGTGGTGACGAACTTGACCCCCTGGTCGATGACGAACTGGATGATCGTCTCGTCACGGACGAAGGCGTGGGCGATGTTGACCCCGAACGGCTTGTCGGTCAGCCGCCGCATCTTGGCGATCTCTTCCCTGACCGCGTCGAGTTCGCCGGAGGAGGTCTCGATGATGCCCAGGCCGCCGGCGTTGGACACGGCCGAGGCCAGCTGGGCGCGGGCGATCCAGCCCATCGGCGCCTGGACGATGGGATATTCGACGCCCAGCAGGTCGGTGATGCGGTTCTTGAACTTCACTTTGTCTGGCCTCCGTCGACATTGATCACCGCCCCGGTGAGGAAGGACGCGACGGGGCTCAGCAGGAAGGCGGCGGGGATGCCGATCTCCTCCGGCCGGCCAAAGCGCTTCATCGGCACCTCGCGGTCGATCCAGCGCTTCCAGGCCGCCGCCCTCGGGCCGCTGGACCGCTCCTCCCAGTCGCCGCCGGGAAAGATGATGTTGCCGGGGGCGATGGCGTTGACCCGCACGCCGGTCGGGCCGGCGATCTTGGCCAGCTCCTTGGCCATGTGGTTCATGGCCGCCTTGGCGACACCATAGGTCAGGGGCGTGCCCAGGGCGCCGAGGCCGGCGATGGAGCTGATCAGCAGCAGGGAGCCTTCGCCCCGGCTGGTCATCCGCCGCAGCGCCGAGCGAGACAGGCGAAAGGCGGAATCGAGGTTCTGGTTCAGGCCCGCGTCCCAGATCGCATCGTCGATGTCGAAGCCCGGCGGGCAGGGATGCAGGCCGACATTGGCCACCGCGCCCCAGATCGGCCCGAACTCGGCCTCGGTGCGGGACACCGCGGTCTCGATGACCTCCGGATCGCGCATGTCGCCGGCCATGGTCCAAAGTCGGTCGGCCCCATAGGTCCCGGCCAGGCGCGCGCGCTCGGCCTCCAGCGCCTCGGCGCCGCGGGCGGTCATGGCCAGTTTCGCCCCTTCCGCCAGGCAGGCCTCGACGATGCCCAGCCCGATCCCCCGGCTGGCGCCGGCGATGAAGATCACCCGGTCCTTGAGCTGCAGATCCATGATCCCTCCTCCGCGGCGTGCTTCAAGTGACCGCCGTTCACGACCCCATAGGAGCGGCCTGCAGGGCTTCGCGCCAGAGGGAAAATGGGGTCAGTAGCGAAAAAGGATGGATAGCCCTACATCCCCGCCCTCATCCTGGCCCAGGCCTCGGAGAGGCCCGCCTGGTGCGAGGGGTCGGCGACGGCCATCAGGGCCTCGGCGCGTTCGTCCAGGGCCAGGCCCTTCAACCTCGCCGCGCCATGCTCGGTGATCACGGTGTCGATGTCGGCCCGACTGATCGCCACAGTAGGCGAGGTCAGGCGCGGGACGATGCGGGATATCTTCCCCCCCGCCGCGGTCGAGGCCAGGGCGATGATCGAGATCCCGCCCGGCGAGCGGCCCGCCGCGCGCACGAAGTCAGGCGCCCCGCCGACCCCGCTGACCAGGCGCTCGCCGCGCCACTCGCTGTTGACCTGGCCGAACAGGTCGACCTCCAGCGCGCCGTTGATCGAGGTGAAGCGCTCGACGCCCGCCAGGGAGGCGGCGCCGTGGGTCGTGTGGGTGTCGGCCAACTCCACCAGGTCCAGCTCGGCGAGGTCGCGATAGAGGGCGGCCGAGCCGTAGGCCGCGCCGGTGATGTGCCGTCCGTCTGGGTCCAGCGCCCCGGCGCGGGCCAGGGCGGCATAGCTATCGGTGATCATGCCCGAGCGGATGACGAGGTTGCGGTGACTGGTCAGCCGGGCCAGGGCCGCGGCCGGGGCGCCGCCGATGCCGGTCTGGATCGCGGCGCCGTCGCTGACCAGGCCCGCGATGCGGTCGGCGATGCGCGCGGTCTCCTCGCTGACCGGGCCTTCGCGGCCCTCCACCACCGGGTGATCGATCTCGATCACCACGTCGAAGTCCGCCAGCGGCAGGCGCGGCCCGCGCGGCGGGCGCGGCATGGCGCGGTTGACCAGGGCGACGCGCCGGCGACAGCGGCGGAACGCCAAGGCCGGGAAGTCGGCGCATATGCCGACGCTGGCCAAGCCATCGGCCTCGGGCGCGCAGAGCTGGAACACCCCCACATCGAAGCTGGCCCGCTCGCCGAGGTGGGTGGCGACCTCGGAATAGGCCAGGGGCAACAGCCGCACCCGTCCGGCCTCGAACGAGCCATGCAGGGCCGGCGGCAGCATGAACGCAGTCATGCGCGCCGTGGGGTGCAGGCCGGCGAGGTCGAACTCGTTCATCCCCGGCACCACGCAACTGGTGAAGCGGACGCCGGCGATCCGCTCAGGGTCCGCAGCCAGGGCCTCGCGCAGGATCAGGGCCTCGCCGGTGGCGCCCGGGACATAGACCTCGGCGCCGGGCCGGAATTCGTCGAGCAGGGGTTCGAGGGTCTTGAGGGCGTCGGACATGCGGAATAGTGATGGCTATCTTTATCGTCGCCGCGCCCGCCGCGGCCATCCATGCCGTGCTCCATCGGCGGCGCATTCGCAAGCGGGCCCGTAACGGCAAGCCCGTCGACAAAGTGAGGGGACCATGCCGGCCTGCTACACCGACCGCCTGTCCCTGCGCCCCGGCGAGCGCTTCGCCCTGCACGCCAGCTCGACCTCGTCCACCTGCCGCCTGGAGATGGCCCGGGTCGGCGCCGGGCGCGAGGTGGTGCTGACCCGCGCGGTGGAGGTCGGCGATCATCCGACCCCGGACCATGCCGATCGGAACGGGTGCGGATGGCCGGCCGCCTGCGAGGTCGAGATCGGCGCGGACTGGCGCGCCGGCTATTACGATGTCGCCCTGACAGACGCGGCCGGCGAGACCGCGCACCATTTCGTCTGCGTCAAGCCGGCGGCGGGCGGGCCGCGGGCCAAGGCCGTGCTGGTGCTGGCGACCAACACCCTGCATTCCTACAACTACTGGGGCGGGGCCAGCGCCTATTGCGACGTCGAGGCGCTGATGAGCCGGCGCAAGACCTTGCCCGAGGCCATGGCCGACGCCATCGGCGTGCTCTCGACCCAACGTCCCTTCCCGCCCCTGCTCCTGGCGCCGCCGGAAGACATGCCGCGGCTGGTCAACATGCGAAAGCGTGGCTTCGAGGAGAAGAGCTGGGCCGGCGGCGATCCGGCCTGGTCGCGGGCCCACCGCCAGAGCCCCTATGACGGCTCGGCCGGCTTCCTGAACAAGTGGGAGCACCACTTCGTCCGCTGGGCCGAGGGCGAGGGGATCGATCTCGACTATCTGACCGACTACGACCTGGAGATCGAGCCCGGCGCGCTGGACCCTTACGCCTGCGTGGTCCTGGTCGGGCACAGCGAATACTGGTCCGGCGGGCAGAGGGCGGCGATCGACGCCTTCCTGGACCGCGGCGGCAAGCTGGCGGTCTTTTCCGGCAACACCTGCTTCTGGAAGGTGCGCTGGGAGGACGAGGGCCGCCGCTACGTCTGTCACAAGTGGAAGGGCTTCGAGGCCGACCCCGTCGCCGCGGCCGATCCGGCCCAGGGCACGCATCTCTGGTCCCACCCCGCCTTCGAGCACCCCGAGGCCGCGACCATCGGCCTGTCCTTCGTGTTCGGCGGCTATCACCGGCTGGGCCTCTGCGCCGCGCGGGGCCAGGGCGGCTACACCCTCTATCGCGAGGGCCACTGGGCGCTGGAGGGCTGCGACCTCTACTATGGCGACGTGATCGGCGATGAGCTGCCGCTGATCGGCTACGAGAACGACGGCTGCCCCATCACCTTCGGCGAGGACGGCCTGCCGGCGCCCGTCGCACGGCTGGGCGTGCCGCAGAACCTCGAGATCGTCGCCCTGGCCCCCGCCTCCTTCGCCGAGGCGCCCAGCCCCTATCGCCCGCTGATCCCGCCCGAGCAACTGGACGTGATCGCCGAGATCGCCCACGGCTCGGCCAGCCCGCAGGCCCAGGCCCGCACCCTGCGCGGCCATGCGGTGATGGCCAGCTTTGCGCGCGGCGCCGGCGAGGTGTTCAACGCCGGGACCACCGAATGGGCCTATGGGCTGAAGGCCAACGACCCGTTCGTGACCCGGATCACCCTGAACGTATTGCGACGGTTCGGGGCGGTGTGACCCCTAACCCGCCTTGTCGTGCGCCACCGGGCAGCGCGGCTCGTTCAGCCGCCGCTTGTGGCGGTGGTCGTCGCCGGCGACGTATTCCCCGCCGGCGGTGACGCCGTTCAGGTAGTTGCGCTGCCACTTCTGGCGCACCGCCTCGGGCTCGCCGCGGGCCAGGGCCTGGTTGAACTGGTCGCGCTGGATGTGCCAGCGGGCGAACTCGCGATAGAGCGCCGGATCGTCCTGCAGGCGGCTGACCGTCGGCTGCACCGCCTCGATCGCCACGCTGGGCGCGAGCGTGATGAAGCAGAACGGCTCGTCCTTCTCGAAGCGGACCTCGCCCGGCCGCGTGAAGCGCCAGTTCATGGTGAAGGAGAAGGGCAGCCAGTGGGTCTCGACGATGCCCTCCAGCGGGTGGATGCCGTCCTTGAACCGGTTGGGCACGCCTCGGCACCAGGTGACCCAGCCCGGATCGGTGCGGAACACATAGCCCGGATGGAAGGTCAGCACGCCATGGCCGAACACCGAGGAGGCGCGGTCGAAACCCTTGGCGGGGTCGTCCGGGACGATCGTCACGTCGCCGGGGTCGTCGCCGCCATTCCAGGACGCGGTGAAGCCGGCGGGGTTCAGGATCTCCCAGCCGGTCGCGTTGGCGATGGTCAGGGGCGTGCAGCGATGGGCGAACCGGTCGGAGGTCTCGCTCATCCAGTCGCGCTCGCTGGTCCCGGCCCTCAACCGGGGCGGGTCAGCGATCAGGGCGACGCAATCGAGCCTAGGCCCGGTCATGCCTACCCCTACGGAATGAAAACTTGGACGGTGGCGCTCGCCGAAGTCCAATCAAACCCTTACGCGGCAACGCCTACGCTCCCCATTGCGATTTCAGGCCTAGTTAGGGAGGGAAAGGCCCGATTTCGCCCCCGCCGCTACATTAAATTGACGTAAGGCTCAATTTCGTTTCGCGCCTGGCGCGAGGCTGGGCGCCGGAGCCGCCCAGCCGTGGCCGCCGCGCCACAGTTCTGGGCGTTTCCGCATAGCGGCGTTCACCCCTTCCGCCGCGGGCCGGCGGCGGCGTAACCTTGGGCATGACCGAATCCCTGATCCGCTGCGGCTGGCGCGGCATGGCCGGCGATGCGCTGTACGAGGCCTATCACGACACCGAATGGGGCGTGCCCGAGTGGGACAGCCGCGCCCTGTGGGAAAAGCTGGTGCTGGACGGGTTCCAGGCCGGCCTCGCCTGGATCACGATCCTGCGCAAGCGCGAGGCCTTCCGCGCCGCCTTCGCCGGCTTCGATCCGGAGATCGTGGCCCGCTTTGGCGAGGCGGACCGCGCCCGGCTGATGGCCGATCCCGGCATCGTGCGTTCCAACGCCAAGATCGACGCGGCGATTTCAGGCGCGCGCATCTATCTCGACATGCGCGAGGCGGGCGAGGATTTCTCCGAATTCCTCTGGGGCATGGTCGGCGCGGCCCCGATCCAGAACCGCTTCACCGGCGTCGGCGAGGTGCCGGCCCAGACGCCGCTGGCGCAGGAGATGGCCAAGGCGCTGAAGGCCAAGGGCTTCAAGTTCTGCGGCCCGGTGATCGTCTATGCCTTCATGCAGGCGGTGGGCATGGTCAACGACCACCTGACGGACTGCTTCCGCCATGAGCCCTGTGCGCACCTGGGCCATGAGGGGCGCCGCTGATGGGGCCGGACCTGGCGCTGGAACTGGCCCTGGAGGGCCTGGTCTGCGGGATCGACGAGGCCGGCCGCGGCCCCTGGGCGGGACCGGTGAGCGCGGCGGCGGTGATCTTCGATCCGGCACGGGTGCCCAAGGGTCTGAACGATTCCAAACTCTTGAGCGCCAAGGCGCGCGCGGCCCTGGCGATCGAGATCCGCGAAATGGCGATCGCCTGGTGCGTCGGCCTGGCCAGCGTCGAGGAGATCTTCGCGCTCAACATCCTGCGCGCCACGGGCCTGGCCATGCGGCGGGCGATCGACGGCCTGACCCATGCGCCAGCCTACGCCCTGGTCGACGGCAACTACGCCTTCGAACTGCCGTGCGAGGTCCGCACGGTGGTCGGCGGCGATGGCCTCTCCTGTTCCATCGCCGCAGCTTCGATCCTGGCCAAGACCACGCGGGACGAGATCATGGTGGAGATGGACGGGCTCTATCCCGGCTACGGCTTTGCGGCGCACAAGGGCTATCACGCCCCGGCGCATGTAGAAGCGCTCAAGCGGCTCGGCCCCTCGCCCATCCACCGCATGGGCTGGGCGCCGCTCCGGGCGCTGATGGCCGAGGCCGGCGGGTGACGGCCCCGGCCGCGGACTTGGCGCGGCTGGCGCGCCTGGCGCCCATAGCCCGGCGCGACCTGGCGAGCCGCCTGCGCAGCCTGATCCGCGGCAGCGAAGTCTGGCTGGTGGTGATGGCGGCTCTGGTGGGCATAGCCGCCGGCCTGGCGGTGGCCCTGATCGGCACCCTCTCTGATCACGCCCACCAGATCCTGTTCGGCCTCAAGCACGGCGACCGGGTCAGCGGGGTGCTGCATCTGCACCATGGCCTGTGGGTTCCCGCTGCAGGCGGGCTGGCCCTGGGGCTGCTGACCTGGCTGCGCAACCAGCGCAAGTCGACGCCGACGGTGGACGCGGTCGAGGCCAACGCCCTGCACGGTGGGCGCATGTCGCTGGGGGACAGCCTCTGGGTGACTTTCCAGACCCTATTGTCCAACGGCTGCGGCGCCTCGGTGGGGCTGGAGGCCGGCTACGCCCAGATCGGCGCGGGCCTGGCCTCGCGCCTGGGAATAGCCGCCCGGCTGCGGCGCAACGACCTGCGCACCCTGGTCGGCTGCGGCGCCGCGGGCGCCATCGGGGCGGCGTTCGGCGCGCCCCTGACCGGCGCCTTCTACGCCTTCGAGCTGATCGTCGGGGCCTATTCGATCGGCAATGTCGCCCCCATCCTGGCCGCCAGCCTGTGCGGGGTGCTGACCGCCCGCGCCGTGCGGGCGGTGACCTACCACCTGTCGCTGTCGCCCGCCGCGCCGACCCAGCTGTCCGACTATGTGGTGATGATCGGCTTAGGGATGCTCTGCGCCGGCCTCGGCGTGGTCATCATGCGCGCGGTCTATCTGATGGAGCGGGCCCTGGACGGGCTGAAGCTGCCGACGGTGATCCGGCCGGCCATCGGCGGCGCGGCCATGGGCGGCCTCGCCCTGATCACCCCACAGGTGCTGTCGGCCGGACACGGGGCCCTGCGCATCGATATCCCCGCCCAATTGTCGATCGAGGTGCTGGCCAGCCTGATCGGCCTGAAGATCCTGGCCTCGGTGATCTCGCTGGGCTCGGGCTTTCGCGGGGGGCTGTTCTTCGCCTCGCTGTTCCTGGGCGCCCTGTCCGGCAAGCTGTTCGCCGCAATCTGCGCGGTCGCCGTGCCGAGCCTGCCGGTGGACCCCTCGATCTGCATGCTGGTCGGCATGGCGAGCCTGGCGGTGTCGGTGGTCGGCGGCCCCCTGACCATGTCGTTCCTGGTGCTGGAGACCACGGGAGATTTCCGGGTCACCACGGTGGTCATCGCCGCCTGCATGGTGGCCAGCCTCGTGGTGCGCGAGACCTTCGGCTATTCCTTCTCCACCTGGCGGCTGCACCTGCGCGGCGAAACCATCCGCAGCGCCGTCGACGTCGGCTGGGTCCGCGCCCTGACCGTCGGCAAGATGATGCGGCGCGGGCCGCCGACCGTGGAGGGCCACGTCAAGCTGGAGGAATTCCGCCGCCGCCACCCCCTGGGCTCGAACTCACGGGTGGTGGTGACCGACTCCGACGGGCGCTACCTCGGCATAGCCCTGACCGCCGACGCCTTCGCCTCGGCCGACCACCCGAACGACGACGCGCGCAAGACCGCCGCCGACATCGCCCGCTGGCCGGACCTGCCCCTGTCGCCCGAGATGAACGTCAAGCAGGCCATGACCCAGTTCGAACAGGCCGAGGCCGACGCCCTGGCCGTGGTCGACGACACCCCGGACCGTAAGGTGATCGGCCTCTTGACCGAGAGCTACGCCCTCAGGCGCTATTCCGAGGAGCTGGACAAGGCGCGCCAGGGACTTTCTGGCGGCGCTTAAGCCGGCCTTAACCACGAAGCGTCAAGGGTCCGGGATTCAAGTCCTGGATTCAAAGAGTTGGCGGGCGCGCATGAAGTTCGGACCCGAGACGATCATCGAGGGTGACTGCCTGGAGGCCCTGGCCGGGTTGCCCGACAAGAGCGTCGACCTCGTCTTCGCCGACCCGCCCTATAACCTGCAGCTCGGCGGCGACCTCCTCAGGCCCGACAATTCCAAGGTCGACGCGGTCGACGACCATTGGGACCAGTTCGCCAGCTTCGAGGCCTATGACAGCTTCACCAGAGCCTGGCTGAAGGAATGCCGGCGTGTGCTGAAGGACGACGGCACCATCTGGGTGATCGGCAGCTATCACAACATCTTCCGCGTCGGCGTGGCGGTGCAGGACCTGGGCTTCTGGATCCTGAACGACGTGATCTGGCGCAAGTCCAACCCGATGCCGAACTTCAAGGGCACGCGCTTCACCAATGCGCACGAGACCCTGATCTGGGCGGCCAAGTCGCGCGGCGGCAAGCGCTACACCTTCAATTACGACGCGATGAAGATGGCCAATGACGAGCTGCAGATGCGCTCGGACTGGACCCTGCCGCTGTGCACCGGCGAGGAGCGCATCAAGACCGCCGAGGGCCTGAAGGCGCACCCGACCCAGAAGCCCGAGGCCCTGCTGCACCGGGTGATCCTGGCCGCCTCCAAGCCGGGCGACGTGGTGCTGGACCCCTTCTTCGGCGTCGGCACCACCGGGGCCGCAGCCAAGCGCCTGGGCCGGCATTTCATCGGCATCGAGCGCGAGGCCGACTATGCAGCCCTGGCCCGCCAGCGCATCGCCGCGGTGATCCCGGCCGCGCCCGGCGAGCTGGACGTGATGGGCTCCAAGCGCGCCGAGCCGCGCATCCCCTTCGGCCAGATCGTCGAGGCGGGCCTGCTCCGCCCCGGCGACAAACTCTATTGCCCCAAGGGCGAGCGGGTCGCGCGGGTGCGCGCCGACGGCAGCCTGGTGCTGGGCGAGCTGTCCGGCTCGATCCACAAGGTCGGGGCCATGGCCCAGGCCGC is a genomic window of Phenylobacterium montanum containing:
- a CDS encoding retroviral-like aspartic protease family protein, coding for MSVRIGAAAVCGFVAALALGGVAQADCKVGRIAELPVTMRDMQPMVPVKINGVPVQMVVDSGAFFSSLSPSIASEQNLPKFPMPYGMTVTGVGGETAPYLTHVKVFTLANVDLKNREFIVMAGSGGADSVGLLGANVLGIADVEYDFAHGAVRLMEAHDCGRYALVYWEPGKAYSTVEIEGTNVGYNTHTIGSAYVNGARIHVQFDTGAGTSMMTRAAAKRAGINLDDPAVKPGGASWGIGRRMIRTWIVPVASIKIGDEEIRNTKIRVGDFDLMESDMLLGADFFQSHRVYVANSQHKLYFTYNGGPVFNLDAHTLEQDARSGTIKESEVAAPDGPDPTDAAGFGRRGAALASRREYVKAIADFDRACAMDPKEPSYFYQRGMAHWQNKQPFLAMSDFDAALKLKPGDIDTLVARAELKLQGNDKDSAAQDLDAAAAAVPNQADVRLRLAQLYDAADRLAAAIGQYDLWIPSHSDEALLSEGLNDRCWARTLLGRDLDQALKDCDRALRLRPKTAGFLDSRGLVHLRLGEFDKAVADYDAALAISPKMAWSLYGRGLAKQHLGQQAEGQKDIDAAVALQADLPKKAKGYGIVAPATVAAK
- a CDS encoding outer membrane protein, with product MRAVVLTSALATIASMAGGAACAASPWYVSADLGAQFREDAELIHEPIQRLLVPVPRQTANSPTPVVVYVPELVMTKSGGERAFDPGLGGDLAVGYRLGARVRLEAEIGSVAYPIKRESLSLGGANGQTAFSRLSGAQVSGASIGLNAYYDFRGLTQRFTPYVGLGGGVSSDRTGSGILADARGRRLQVAGGAATDGFALAEIGLNMPLSPHWSIAPAYRYVRGLGSGDRAGALHVAKIGARFTF
- a CDS encoding NAD(P)H-dependent flavin oxidoreductase is translated as MKFKNRITDLLGVEYPIVQAPMGWIARAQLASAVSNAGGLGIIETSSGELDAVREEIAKMRRLTDKPFGVNIAHAFVRDETIIQFVIDQGVKFVTTSAGDPNKYCSQLKAAGLTVFHVVPTLKAALKAVEAGVDGLIVEGGEGGGFKNPQPVMSMVLLPLVRSHVDVPIIAAGGICDGATMAAAFALGAEGVQMGTRMVASAESPVHDNWKQAIVNAAETDTVFLNQFSKPALRALRTEKTTAYEKVHGPEVMGEFRNAKDLYFGGDMEASIALSGQVCGRIGSVEPVAKIIGDTVREFEATVSGLAVRYGVSAS
- a CDS encoding SDR family NAD(P)-dependent oxidoreductase, which encodes MDLQLKDRVIFIAGASRGIGLGIVEACLAEGAKLAMTARGAEALEAERARLAGTYGADRLWTMAGDMRDPEVIETAVSRTEAEFGPIWGAVANVGLHPCPPGFDIDDAIWDAGLNQNLDSAFRLSRSALRRMTSRGEGSLLLISSIAGLGALGTPLTYGVAKAAMNHMAKELAKIAGPTGVRVNAIAPGNIIFPGGDWEERSSGPRAAAWKRWIDREVPMKRFGRPEEIGIPAAFLLSPVASFLTGAVINVDGGQTK
- a CDS encoding acetyl-CoA hydrolase/transferase family protein, with the translated sequence MSDALKTLEPLLDEFRPGAEVYVPGATGEALILREALAADPERIAGVRFTSCVVPGMNEFDLAGLHPTARMTAFMLPPALHGSFEAGRVRLLPLAYSEVATHLGERASFDVGVFQLCAPEADGLASVGICADFPALAFRRCRRRVALVNRAMPRPPRGPRLPLADFDVVIEIDHPVVEGREGPVSEETARIADRIAGLVSDGAAIQTGIGGAPAAALARLTSHRNLVIRSGMITDSYAALARAGALDPDGRHITGAAYGSAALYRDLAELDLVELADTHTTHGAASLAGVERFTSINGALEVDLFGQVNSEWRGERLVSGVGGAPDFVRAAGRSPGGISIIALASTAAGGKISRIVPRLTSPTVAISRADIDTVITEHGAARLKGLALDERAEALMAVADPSHQAGLSEAWARMRAGM
- a CDS encoding N,N-dimethylformamidase beta subunit family domain-containing protein, with the translated sequence MPACYTDRLSLRPGERFALHASSTSSTCRLEMARVGAGREVVLTRAVEVGDHPTPDHADRNGCGWPAACEVEIGADWRAGYYDVALTDAAGETAHHFVCVKPAAGGPRAKAVLVLATNTLHSYNYWGGASAYCDVEALMSRRKTLPEAMADAIGVLSTQRPFPPLLLAPPEDMPRLVNMRKRGFEEKSWAGGDPAWSRAHRQSPYDGSAGFLNKWEHHFVRWAEGEGIDLDYLTDYDLEIEPGALDPYACVVLVGHSEYWSGGQRAAIDAFLDRGGKLAVFSGNTCFWKVRWEDEGRRYVCHKWKGFEADPVAAADPAQGTHLWSHPAFEHPEAATIGLSFVFGGYHRLGLCAARGQGGYTLYREGHWALEGCDLYYGDVIGDELPLIGYENDGCPITFGEDGLPAPVARLGVPQNLEIVALAPASFAEAPSPYRPLIPPEQLDVIAEIAHGSASPQAQARTLRGHAVMASFARGAGEVFNAGTTEWAYGLKANDPFVTRITLNVLRRFGAV
- a CDS encoding DUF6065 family protein, which gives rise to MTGPRLDCVALIADPPRLRAGTSERDWMSETSDRFAHRCTPLTIANATGWEILNPAGFTASWNGGDDPGDVTIVPDDPAKGFDRASSVFGHGVLTFHPGYVFRTDPGWVTWCRGVPNRFKDGIHPLEGIVETHWLPFSFTMNWRFTRPGEVRFEKDEPFCFITLAPSVAIEAVQPTVSRLQDDPALYREFARWHIQRDQFNQALARGEPEAVRQKWQRNYLNGVTAGGEYVAGDDHRHKRRLNEPRCPVAHDKAG
- a CDS encoding DNA-3-methyladenine glycosylase I gives rise to the protein MTESLIRCGWRGMAGDALYEAYHDTEWGVPEWDSRALWEKLVLDGFQAGLAWITILRKREAFRAAFAGFDPEIVARFGEADRARLMADPGIVRSNAKIDAAISGARIYLDMREAGEDFSEFLWGMVGAAPIQNRFTGVGEVPAQTPLAQEMAKALKAKGFKFCGPVIVYAFMQAVGMVNDHLTDCFRHEPCAHLGHEGRR